Genomic DNA from Manihot esculenta cultivar AM560-2 chromosome 15, M.esculenta_v8, whole genome shotgun sequence:
TCTTTCCGTTGTCTTTGTGAatggtggaaatcttaagcagTAGTAGTTACATGCTCTCCCTTTCCCAATCAAGGGCGGGCTTTGTCTCTGCTGCCTCTGCTTTCGCTTTCGGATCTTGCAAGGAAGGCTGGTACTACCGCTGCCTCGGCGTCGACCCCTGAATTCTTCAATCTCTATCGAATTTCATTGTTTTACggatttttttttggaaaatttttaaaaagtaagaCACCCAATTCTCTGTTTTTAACGATTGTTCGATCTCCATTGAGATATTCAtcttttatttgtttcttttttcgaTTTGCTTGAAAAAACAAAAGGGTTTTCTTTAGATTTGTTATTTCGAAAGGGAAAACAATGTTGCTTTACAAGACGAAGAAGAATCAGCCCGCTAAGGGCAACAGGCTCTTGATTAGTGTGACAGTGTTGGGGAGCGCTGGGCCGATCCGGTTTGTGGTGAATGAGGAGGAACTGGTCGCTAATGTTATTGATACTGCGCTTAAGTCTTATGCTCGCGAGGGTCGGCTTCCGATTCTTAGCTCTGATCTCAACGATTTCTTCCTTTATTGTCCCAATGCTGGGTCAGGTGGTAAGCAAATTCTGAACCCTCTTTCCCAGTTCAATTTTGTTTGAATTGGCAAAGCTATCAATTCTGAATAATCCAAATTCCCAAAAACATACAAGTTTTTTAGATTACTTGGGAACGTATTTATTCATTTGTAGTGTTAGTTTCTGGATTATTACTGAACTTGAATGCTTTTTGTTTGTGTTTGTGTATTGGAAACCCTTCTGGGCTTGGGATTCTAACAATCACCACTACTGTTGAATCATATTGTAGCTCTGAGCCCATGGGAAACAATTGGATCAGTGGGGTGTCGCAATTTTATGCTATGCAAGAAGCCGCAGCCGGTGAAGGTGGAtactgatgatgcaaaaacttCAGCAATTCCTACTCAAAAGGGGAGCGGGAGTTGGAAGTCATGGATTAACAAATCCCGCAATCTTAAGATATCTTCTCATTAATTGAGTTTCAAGTAACGGAAGATGTCATCTCATTATCAAATTTCCTATTAATGGAATTTGTTCTATGCTACTTCGTTTTTTCTAATTTCATTTAATTGCCAAGATGTTTCCTTGGCTACTATCAAATTGCTGTTGTGGTTTGTGTCAGAAACCTGAAGAGTTGTATTTTCAGGGAATAAAATTTGTGTTCTGCGAGGTTCTGTTCTTGAATAAAATAGACATATTTGTCAAAGGTTTGAAATGGAATATTAGTAGCCATTGGAAGGATATTCGTGCTAAGCATCGATTCATTGGTGCGTGATGCGTAATTTGCGGGGTTGTTCAAAGTAGGAACTTGATCAAAAATGAATTGGGTAGCATCAAGTCCACGCAGCGCAGGAAGAAAGAAGCTGCCTTTTCGTGTTTACAACTTTCAAAGTTAGTGTTAATTTTAAGCGGATGGTGGGTGAACCGAACGATGTTGTCGAATTCTTCCTGGGGCAGGCTGATTGACCGCTCGTCTTGTCGTGTCGCCCATGCGTTTTCTTTTGGGATGAATTAGTGCGTGTACGAATTTTGTTCTGCTCCTTACATTGTTACTACGTCCTTTTTAGATTTTTTGTCTAAATTATCTCTCATTTCacgataatattatatttttatattttatatttttttatttaaattatttaatattaacatataaaaaataaccatttttaataaagtattatatacatttttttaaaatgaagattattaattagtttttattgatttaagtAAATAAAGACGAAAGTAATATTTGATTTAtgtgttaaattaattatttagttttttttaaatttaattattttataaataatataaaattcaagACCAGAAGAAGTTTGACATTGTTATTAAAGTTTGAAAGAAGTTTTGCTGTTAAGAGTCTGCTACTGCTGTTAACTCTGCCGCATTATTATAATGTGTTGGTCAAAATGGTCATTTTCTTTTAGTTGGTTGAGTTTAAATtggttgatttatttttaaatactttttttaaatgtgttcattaaaaaagctaaaattatttttaaataaataaacaaatttagTGAAACTGCCTTTTTCCCTCATTCAAAGAGGGGCATCGCAGTAGACTTTTCGTTGCGGGCATGTATTAGGCGAAAATAGCACAGCAATTTGGTTGTCTGGAGGACAGCTAACGCAAATTTAGCTGACTTCTTAAGCATTTCACTGTGCAGTGCATGAGACTAGTTCACACCTTCTGATTCACGTGGTTTTCTTGGccgtcattttatttattttttatatttttttgaaatgccCCTCATTTTAATTCTTTCATTCTTTTGATCCCATTTATATTCTGGTCAGTCCTCTCCTGCTTCTacgtattatattattattattactattattaaaagataataattttttcatttcatgAAGAAATACTTGACagattcatttaaaaatttaaataaaaatacattccCAGAAAAGTCTGAACCTCACATTATTTCCAGCAGTGATGTAGATTTTCTTTTTACCATGCAAACTCCATTTGAAATTCTACCAAAAGGTATTATAAAAAGGCAAAAGCAAAATGGATTTAAATTATggtgataatatataaataattgaatttattaaGATCAGAGGATATGAAAGGATTTCATAAACCTTTCCATTTATTCTAATTAAACCGTAGAAAATTTGATTTATAGAATACAAAAATCATACCATctgcacttttaattttattaaaatccaaaataatagataaattattttcaaactCGTATTATAATTAGATATAAATGCGAAAGCAATCGATCATAGTAATTAAAAGGATCCACTTTAATATAGGTCagataaatatgaaattaaaataggATATCAACTTCGTACACATTAATCGTCttcttaatatataattaagatTATAAATACATGtacagtaaaataaataaaatataacactcacaataaataaaatatgggTTAACCAGCGGAGTTGTGAGAACAAttagaatatatataattacggtctaactaaatttaaaatattcttaattcATGAACTCAAACCACCaaacttattttcttttaagaaaCTTTAACCTCTCAAAATTGAATACCTAATCATTACCTTCCCATCTTAGTTCATCATGAGGGTAAATTTT
This window encodes:
- the LOC110602390 gene encoding uncharacterized protein At4g22758 isoform X1 → MLLYKTKKNQPAKGNRLLISVTVLGSAGPIRFVVNEEELVANVIDTALKSYAREGRLPILSSDLNDFFLYCPNAGSGALSPWETIGSVGCRNFMLCKKPQPVKVDTDDAKTSAIPTQKGSGSWKSWINKSRNLKISSH
- the LOC110602390 gene encoding uncharacterized protein At4g22758 isoform X2, with product MLLYKTKKNQPAKGNRLLISVTVLGSAGPIRFVVNEEELVANVIDTALKSYAREGRLPILSSDLNDFFLYCPNAGSALSPWETIGSVGCRNFMLCKKPQPVKVDTDDAKTSAIPTQKGSGSWKSWINKSRNLKISSH